The Cystobacter fuscus DSM 2262 genome includes a region encoding these proteins:
- a CDS encoding imm11 family protein, which translates to MEYWRPEDGAPDRVGDYRLVRGLRIDPSQAGDSDIFRPRGWSSVLLVSERLKQALEDEQLGGIRFIEV; encoded by the coding sequence GTGGAATACTGGAGACCCGAGGATGGAGCACCCGACAGGGTAGGTGACTACCGCCTCGTCAGGGGACTGCGCATCGACCCATCCCAGGCGGGTGATTCGGACATCTTCCGGCCCAGGGGTTGGAGTTCCGTCCTGCTCGTCTCCGAGCGGCTCAAGCAGGCGCTGGAAGACGAGCAGCTGGGCGGTATCCGCTTCATCGAGGTCTGA
- a CDS encoding sensor histidine kinase, translated as MASWTPLTTRLSDALGSLSARLLVAFLLPTLLFLALTGTAVYALARGILEDELGTSLTAIAAATATQVSGERMLTIEPGDDTTGTRTWRNLVRLLTDVRAASGVRRVYVVDTRGQVRADVGGGLPVGTEVPELARDRLELSRVFSGERAASQVLFQGSDGLLYKTGYAPVRREGEVVGAVAVEGSAAFFGPLARLSRGFAAASAGALGVLALVALFTARGLARPLSRLMDSALRIGRGDLTTPVPPEPTREIGVLARELEVMRGALEGRDRQLKLMLAGVAHEVRNPLGGISLFSGLLSEDLKAGATQEAAGHVARIQHEVDYLQRIVEDFLAFAREQPLSRASVAASELLWEARGLLTSDAVARQVEVRVDAEEAVLEADGSLLTAAVVNLVKNAVQATPPGGLVRVTGRGEGPHYTIRVEDPGAGVPEAERERIFEPFFTTRQKGTGLGLPLSRKIARAHGGDLRLVPTPGVTCFELTLPRAAPPPPH; from the coding sequence ATGGCCTCCTGGACCCCGCTCACCACCCGGCTGTCGGACGCGCTCGGCTCGCTCTCGGCGCGCCTGCTCGTGGCCTTCCTCCTGCCCACCCTGCTCTTCCTCGCCCTCACCGGCACGGCCGTCTACGCGCTCGCCCGCGGCATCCTCGAGGACGAGCTGGGCACGAGCCTCACCGCCATCGCCGCGGCCACCGCCACCCAGGTGAGCGGCGAGCGCATGCTCACCATCGAGCCGGGGGACGACACCACCGGCACGCGCACGTGGCGCAACCTCGTGCGCCTGCTCACCGACGTGCGCGCCGCCAGCGGCGTGCGCCGCGTGTACGTCGTGGACACCCGCGGCCAGGTGCGCGCCGACGTGGGCGGCGGCCTCCCCGTCGGCACCGAGGTCCCCGAGCTCGCCCGCGACCGGCTCGAGCTCTCCCGCGTCTTCTCCGGCGAGCGCGCCGCGAGCCAGGTGCTCTTCCAGGGCTCCGACGGCCTGCTCTACAAGACGGGCTACGCGCCCGTGCGCCGCGAGGGCGAGGTGGTGGGCGCCGTGGCGGTGGAGGGCAGCGCCGCCTTCTTCGGCCCGCTCGCGCGTCTGTCCCGGGGCTTCGCGGCGGCGAGCGCCGGCGCGCTCGGGGTGCTCGCGCTCGTGGCGCTCTTCACCGCGCGCGGGCTCGCCCGGCCCTTGAGCCGGCTCATGGACTCGGCGCTGCGCATCGGCCGGGGCGACCTGACCACCCCCGTTCCCCCCGAGCCCACCCGGGAGATCGGCGTGCTGGCACGCGAGCTGGAGGTGATGCGCGGGGCGCTCGAGGGCCGAGACCGGCAGCTCAAGTTGATGCTCGCGGGCGTGGCCCACGAGGTGCGCAACCCCCTGGGTGGCATCTCGCTCTTCTCGGGCCTGCTCTCCGAGGACCTGAAGGCGGGCGCCACCCAGGAGGCCGCCGGGCACGTGGCGCGCATCCAGCACGAGGTGGACTACCTGCAGCGCATCGTCGAGGACTTCCTCGCCTTCGCCCGCGAGCAGCCGCTGTCGCGCGCGAGCGTGGCGGCCTCGGAGCTGCTCTGGGAGGCGCGGGGCCTGCTCACCTCGGACGCGGTGGCGCGGCAGGTGGAGGTACGCGTGGACGCGGAGGAGGCCGTGCTGGAAGCCGACGGCAGCCTGTTGACGGCCGCGGTGGTGAACCTGGTGAAGAACGCCGTGCAGGCCACCCCTCCCGGCGGCCTCGTGCGGGTGACGGGCCGCGGCGAGGGCCCCCACTACACCATCCGCGTCGAGGACCCCGGCGCGGGCGTGCCCGAGGCCGAACGCGAGCGCATCTTCGAGCCCTTCTTCACCACCCGGCAGAAAGGCACGGGCCTGGGCCTGCCCCTGTCGCGTAAGATCGCCCGGGCACACGGCGGCGACCTGCGCCTGGTCCCCACTCCGGGGGTGACTTGTTTCGAACTCACCCTTCCCCGGGCCGCTCCACCGCCTCCTCATTGA
- a CDS encoding PAS domain-containing sensor histidine kinase, translated as MSLPSDNDLSSPGALHALFGGGGHEQRLDTEREQFRLLAEALPQIVWTARADGVQDYLNRRWFQYTGMSAEESRGDAWMRAFHPDDLLEYEQRWRHSLTTGEPFEAESRCRRLDGVWRWFLARAIPVQDPQGRVIRWFGTCTDIDDQKRTSDVHSFLAEASSLLALTLDPEETLRNFTRLAVPRLADWCTVDLVGVDESVERAAVTHIDPAKETLAWELARKVPADLQSASRGVGQVIRTGESELLELVSDELLASLVRTPDELRLLGELGLRSSIIVPLVVHGRTLGAITLAQASGTRNFSAADLPLAEEFARRAALALDNARLYRESQEAVSRAQHERYLAEQARAMLDTLLDAAPAGIALFDRMLCFVRVNRTLRDINRLSTDDPAFSDAISTQGPGATLVVKSLVKALETGETQTVESTTRLPNGEERAWLARYAPVRSAEGSTLGVATVVLDITERKRAEAERERLIAALERSNQDLDQFAYVASHDLKAPLRGIANLSQWIEDDLQEVMTAETREQMRLLRGRVQRMEALINGILDYSRAGRMRGRPERVDVGRLITECVELLAPPESTQIEVAPDMPTMRTERVPLQQVFLNLLSNALKHAQGAEPRIRVGVRPADGFWEFSVEDNGPGIAPEYHERIWGLFQTLRARDEMENTGIGLSVVKKSVEARGGRAWLRSTPGRGATFLFTWPGHMPDEGR; from the coding sequence GTGTCCTTGCCATCGGATAACGATCTCTCCTCGCCCGGCGCCCTGCACGCGCTCTTCGGGGGCGGGGGTCACGAGCAGCGGCTGGACACCGAGCGGGAACAGTTCCGGCTGCTCGCCGAGGCCCTGCCGCAGATCGTCTGGACGGCCCGGGCCGATGGGGTCCAGGACTACCTCAACCGGCGCTGGTTCCAGTACACGGGCATGTCCGCCGAGGAGTCCCGGGGTGACGCCTGGATGCGCGCCTTCCACCCCGATGATCTGCTGGAGTACGAGCAGCGCTGGCGCCACAGCCTCACCACGGGCGAGCCCTTCGAGGCGGAGTCGCGCTGCCGCCGTCTGGACGGGGTCTGGCGCTGGTTCCTCGCCCGCGCCATCCCCGTGCAGGACCCCCAGGGTCGCGTCATCCGCTGGTTCGGCACCTGTACCGACATCGACGACCAGAAGCGCACCTCGGACGTCCACAGCTTCCTGGCCGAGGCGAGTTCCCTGCTGGCGCTCACGCTGGACCCGGAGGAGACACTGCGCAACTTCACCCGCCTGGCGGTGCCTCGGCTGGCGGACTGGTGCACGGTGGACCTGGTGGGAGTGGACGAGAGTGTGGAGCGCGCGGCGGTGACCCACATCGACCCGGCCAAGGAGACCCTGGCATGGGAGCTGGCGCGCAAGGTGCCGGCGGACCTCCAGAGCGCCTCGCGGGGGGTGGGCCAGGTCATCCGCACCGGCGAGTCGGAGCTGCTGGAGCTGGTCTCCGACGAGCTGCTCGCCAGCCTGGTGCGCACTCCGGACGAGCTGCGCCTGCTGGGCGAGCTCGGCCTGCGCTCCTCCATCATCGTTCCCCTGGTGGTGCATGGGCGGACGCTGGGCGCCATCACCCTCGCGCAAGCCAGTGGCACCCGGAACTTCTCCGCCGCGGACCTGCCCCTGGCCGAGGAGTTCGCGCGCCGGGCCGCGCTCGCGCTGGACAACGCGCGCCTGTACCGCGAGAGCCAGGAGGCCGTGAGCCGCGCCCAGCACGAGCGCTACCTCGCCGAGCAGGCCCGGGCGATGCTCGACACGCTGCTCGACGCCGCCCCCGCCGGCATCGCGCTGTTCGATCGGATGCTGTGCTTCGTGCGCGTCAACCGCACCCTGCGCGACATCAACCGCCTGTCCACGGACGACCCGGCCTTCTCCGATGCCATCTCCACGCAGGGCCCCGGGGCGACGCTCGTGGTCAAGTCGCTCGTCAAGGCGCTCGAGACGGGAGAGACGCAGACGGTGGAGTCCACCACGCGGCTGCCCAATGGCGAGGAGCGGGCGTGGCTGGCGCGCTACGCGCCCGTGCGCTCGGCGGAGGGCAGCACGCTGGGCGTGGCCACCGTGGTGCTCGACATCACCGAGCGCAAGCGCGCCGAGGCCGAGCGCGAGCGCCTCATCGCCGCGCTGGAGCGCAGCAACCAGGATCTGGATCAATTCGCCTACGTGGCCAGCCATGACCTGAAGGCGCCCCTGCGCGGCATCGCCAACCTGTCGCAGTGGATAGAGGATGACCTGCAGGAAGTGATGACCGCGGAGACGCGCGAGCAGATGCGGCTGTTGCGCGGGCGCGTGCAGCGCATGGAGGCGCTCATCAACGGCATCCTCGACTACAGCCGCGCGGGCCGGATGCGCGGCCGGCCGGAGCGGGTGGACGTGGGGCGGCTCATCACGGAGTGCGTGGAGCTGCTCGCGCCACCCGAGAGCACGCAGATAGAAGTGGCGCCGGACATGCCCACGATGCGCACCGAGCGCGTGCCCCTGCAGCAGGTGTTCCTCAACCTGCTGAGCAACGCCCTCAAGCACGCGCAGGGGGCCGAGCCGCGCATCCGCGTGGGCGTGCGCCCGGCGGACGGCTTCTGGGAGTTCTCCGTGGAAGACAACGGGCCGGGAATCGCACCGGAGTACCATGAGCGCATCTGGGGCCTCTTCCAGACGCTCCGGGCGAGGGATGAGATGGAGAACACGGGCATCGGGCTGTCGGTGGTGAAGAAGAGCGTGGAGGCGCGCGGCGGGCGCGCCTGGCTGCGCTCCACGCCGGGGCGGGGTGCCACCTTCCTCTTCACCTGGCCCGGCCACATGCCGGATGAGGGAAGGTGA
- a CDS encoding response regulator codes for MVPLKMLNILLVDDDSVDVMNVQRAFKKSNIQSALYVASDGKQALDMLHEGRVPSTNRLILLDLNMPRMNGLEFLRAIRADPDLSSTPVVVLTTSNDDRDRVQSYAHHVAGYLLKPVTSPAFVELMTALNAYWARVELP; via the coding sequence ATGGTTCCCCTGAAGATGCTCAACATCCTCCTGGTGGACGACGACTCGGTGGACGTGATGAACGTCCAGCGTGCCTTCAAGAAGAGCAACATCCAGAGCGCCCTCTACGTCGCGAGCGACGGCAAGCAGGCGCTGGACATGCTGCACGAGGGCCGGGTGCCGTCGACCAACCGGCTCATCCTGCTGGACCTCAACATGCCGCGCATGAATGGCCTGGAGTTCCTGCGCGCCATCCGCGCGGATCCCGACCTGTCCAGCACCCCTGTGGTGGTGCTCACCACATCCAACGATGACCGGGACCGGGTGCAAAGCTACGCCCACCATGTCGCCGGCTATCTCCTCAAGCCCGTCACCTCACCGGCTTTCGTGGAGTTGATGACCGCGCTCAACGCATACTGGGCACGAGTGGAGTTGCCGTGA